The genomic DNA TTGCCGGGCCAGTGATGCTGCTGCAGGGTGTTCTGCGCCGCGTTGCTGACGATATTAATCTGCTTGCCGATTTTCTTATTAAATTTAGCCACAAAATGGTTGACCAGCAACGGAATATCTTCCTTACGTTGCCTTAGTGGCGGCAAGGTGATCGGGAATACGTTCAGCCGATAATAGAGATCTTCACGGAACTTACCATTACGCACTTCATCAATCAGATTGCGATTGGTGGCGGCGATAATGCGCACGTCGACCTTAATTGTGTGAGGACTCCCCAGGCGTTCAAATTCGCCATCCTGAATCACTCGGAGCAGTTTGGCCTGCATCTCGAGTGGCATTTCGCCAATCTCATCAAGAAACAGAGTGCCGCCATCGGCCAGCTCAAAACGACCTATCTGTTTGCTATCGGAACCGGTGAAAGCGCCCCGCTCCCGGCCAAACAGCTCGCTCTCGATCAGCGTTGCTGGCAGGGTAGTACAGTCTACCGTGATCAACGGACTTTTTTTGCGTGCGTTGCGGCTGTGGATAGCGCGGGCGACTAAGCCTTTACCTGTGCCGGTCTCACCAAGCAACAGTACGGTCGCATTCATAGGCGCAACTTGCTCAACTTGATGAAACACCTGCGAGAGCAGTTGGCTGTTACCGATAATTTCGTCGAAATTAAACTGCCGCGCCACTTCTTGCTGCAGATAAACGTTCTCTGCCTGAAGTTTGTCCTTCAACTGTTTAATTTCTGTATACGTTCCTTGCAGTGACGCTTCGGCCTTTTTACGTTCCTCTATTTCCTCGGTGCATTGCAGATTAATGCGGAGCAGCTCTGCCGTACGTTTTTGCACTGTATCTTCCAGTGTGTCGTTACTGCTCTCCAGTTGCTTATAAAGCAAGCGCACTTCCAGCATGTTATGGATGCGCGTTTTGACTTCGACCAGATCAAAAGGTTTACTGATAAAATCCTTGGCACCAGATTGTAGTGCTTGCAGTTTATGGCCTGGTTGGGCGGTGAGAACGAGCACAGGTAAATAGTCGGCCGGATCGTCAGCCTTAAGCGCTGCCATCACCTCAAATCCATCCATCCTCGGCATCTGCAGATCAAGCAGAACAAGATCATAATGGTTTTCAGCATTTAGGTCACAAACAGCTTGAGGATCCATGGTTGTCGTCACCCTTGTATAGCCGCTTTCAAGCAGTAATTGCTCGAGCAGAGTCACATTAGGCTCTTGATCATCGACAATC from Shewanella psychromarinicola includes the following:
- a CDS encoding sigma-54-dependent transcriptional regulator; translation: MTITATDILNAKILIVDDQEPNVTLLEQLLLESGYTRVTTTMDPQAVCDLNAENHYDLVLLDLQMPRMDGFEVMAALKADDPADYLPVLVLTAQPGHKLQALQSGAKDFISKPFDLVEVKTRIHNMLEVRLLYKQLESSNDTLEDTVQKRTAELLRINLQCTEEIEERKKAEASLQGTYTEIKQLKDKLQAENVYLQQEVARQFNFDEIIGNSQLLSQVFHQVEQVAPMNATVLLLGETGTGKGLVARAIHSRNARKKSPLITVDCTTLPATLIESELFGRERGAFTGSDSKQIGRFELADGGTLFLDEIGEMPLEMQAKLLRVIQDGEFERLGSPHTIKVDVRIIAATNRNLIDEVRNGKFREDLYYRLNVFPITLPPLRQRKEDIPLLVNHFVAKFNKKIGKQINIVSNAAQNTLQQHHWPGNVRELESAIERAVILSAGTSLQILDRFDSFDKRVSSNDRFDGVNRRVPREEPSVKTLVELEHEHIINVLQQTNWRIEGQQGAAVILGLNPSTLRARMRKYGIVRH